GTTCATACCCTCATTTACATtaccacttttttctttctcttcctctcaccaAAATTCTTCACTATTTCTATGTAGTGGAAAATCTCATAGCATCAAACTCAGCAAAAAATTCCTTGTTTCTGAAAGGTCAAAGGAGTCAAGCAACAGGACACGGCAGTGCAGGCAACAGGGATGATAGTGGACAAAGAATTACTGGgttttcaacaatagctaaaaaTTTTGACTACGAGTGACAAATACTGACAGCATTATACAACTCAGGTATCATTTACCACAGATTACCAAAAAGtattataaatctaaaaatacaacattatgtttggggtgcctgagtggctcagttggttaagcatctgactcttgattttggctcaggtttctcatggttcatgggatggagtcccacatgggtctctgcactgacagggtggagcctgcttgggattctctcccagccccacctcccgtccctcccttgctcacactatctcttttgaaaaaacagacattttacaaaaaaacacacaacattatgtttaagataaatacaaaagaacaCTAAAATTCTGACTATATTTGCTGTGTGAACAATTCAGTGAATATAtgaataagttttttaaattttttaaatattaaaaacaccaTTTTCTCTCTTAATATTCCAGACTACAATTGTTTTAAATCTTATGTAATTCTTGCTTCATAGAtacatgtaaaattatttctcttttggataattttccatatattttaaaatctctaaccTGCAAAGAGGGTTTTACCAGTCAGCATTTCAGCAAAGATGCAGCCTGCAGCCCACATATCAATGGCTTTAGTATAATTATTAGGAGAAAGTAAAAGACGTGGAGACCTGTACCATTTAGTAACCAATCCTTCAGAAAGATGaccctgaaaaagaaacaaaaacatagttcagtttttttctttagctgAGGAACAGTACAAAACTTGAATCCCTGATcttaaaaacgaaacaaaacaaaaaacaataaaaacgaATTGTGAGATCCTAACAAAATACAGttggtttctgtatttttaaggCGCTTATACTTTTCTGGCTAAATAGGAGCTTAAACTCCCCCTGGGATATATAATCTATAAGATGATGTTCACATGAAGTCTGCTGACCAAAATATACTGTAAGAATTTAGTGCTGATTCTAGGTCACACTTTCAAAACATGTTTCAAAAGAGGAGCTATTTTTCACTTCAGGTCTTAATTAAGGAGCAGGCATGTTTCAAATCAATGAGGGAAAGGTAGAGAAGAACACCAAAGGTGCTACTTCTAAACTAATGCCAAGCTCCTTACTGACAACCCAGGGGACTGGCTCTACTACATATCCCACTCTTAATCAATTTTGCTACTTtacatttataaagcatttaacaaaaacaGTTATACATATATTGTGTTACTTCATcctcaaaacaaccttgaaaaattATGAAGGTAGATGTTAACTAGGGGTTCTTTATAACCAAAGCAGCTCcactttaatgttttaaagatcAGGATCCCACAGataatttcatttgaaaactaaaaGACCAAAGTTCAACTCAGAAAATACTAACTTCTTCTATGAAGGCAAAAGGTTACCTAAAGTACAGTTACTATGAATCCCTTTAGCTATTCTTACTTCCCATTTTATCTTCATGCAAATTTAGATAGCAAACTAAATTAAGTGTGCCTAAATAAGGCATAACAGAATACTAGAGACTCAAAGGGACACAAGACATATAAGTTCAAATAGCATCCCCTCTTAACTTCAGATAGAACCACAATTCTGCCCTACACACTTAAGAATATATCCCACTTTTAAATAAGGGAGAGTTTCAGTTATAATAAATAACCATacacttttaagaatttttatgtaattaGGATCCCACTCCACCTTCCTTTTAAACACAGATTCTGACTGAAAGAtctgtatcagaaaaaaaaaggtaccatGTAAAGTTTAACACAGTTAAGGAAAAACATCTGtcataatataaaagaaaatacaagaccTATTCCTGATGATACACATCAGTTTAAAGATCTGTCTCAGCTGGCTTTGCACCTACCTTATGGGAATAATGGGGATCCATGATCCGTGCAAGACCAAAGTCACCTATCTTCAGCACCAAGTCTTCAGTATTAATGAAAAGATTAGCTGGTTTGAGATCTCTGTGCAGTACGTTTGCAGAGTGAATATATTTGAGCCCACGTAGCAGCTGATACATGAAAAGTCTGGCATGCTCTTCCAGTAAAGGGCCCTGCTCCAGCACATTAGCCAAGTCTGTCTCCATGTACTCCTGAACAATGTAAACACTGTTCAGTTCGGTAAGAGAGCCCACATCGTCTGTTAACTGGCTTCCACTAGGACCAAGAATTTCAAACACTTTCACAATGTTATCATGGTCAAGTCTTCTAATAATTTTGATTTCACGTAGAGCATGTTTGACACTTTGGGGATCAGTAAGGACAATTTTCTTGATGGCTACTCTTTTGTCACAGTCATTGTCTACAGCAGAAAAAACCAAGCCATTGCCTCCACAACCCAATGGTTTTAAGTCCATATACCTAGAGCCCAGATCAAAACCATGAATGTTCATGAGACTTTCAAATTTCTCTGCCATTTTGAAACCTCTACTATTGCCTTTTCCTTTCGAATTGTTGAACTTGTgtaaacaaggaagaaaactgaCATCAAAAGGAAAGatctttcaaaaaaggaaaagaaaaataattttgcttccaCAGCAAGATGATTTCTTGATGTTCATTGCATATGCCAACCAGGCCCGTTGAGTTCCCCTTAGATTTAAAGCTCAAAAAGCTCTACTCATATTGAGAATTAAAAAGATTGCAGTACTCATAGTTCAAGAAAGGGGCAGCAATTCTGCAGACATTTACAGAAAACACTCAAGAAACTCAAACGGAATGAAATGACATACTATGCACTCAGATTTACTGTGCTAAACGatttaacatttaacaaaaatgtgaataaatatgcACACAACAGGCTTCTATGAACATTCTCCTCACAGTGCAGATACATTCAG
This region of Lynx canadensis isolate LIC74 chromosome B3, mLynCan4.pri.v2, whole genome shotgun sequence genomic DNA includes:
- the MAPK6 gene encoding mitogen-activated protein kinase 6 isoform X2, producing the protein MAEKFESLMNIHGFDLGSRYMDLKPLGCGGNGLVFSAVDNDCDKRVAIKKIVLTDPQSVKHALREIKIIRRLDHDNIVKVFEILGPSGSQLTDDVGSLTELNSVYIVQEYMETDLANVLEQGPLLEEHARLFMYQLLRGLKYIHSANVLHRDLKPANLFINTEDLVLKIGDFGLARIMDPHYSHKGHLSEGLVTKWYRSPRLLLSPNNYTKAIDMWAAGCIFAEMLTGKTLFAG